The window GTCTTTCTGCACGAAAAGCTGACGGCGCGGAAAGCCCTGGGCCTGGCCGCAGCCCTGGGCGGCGTGTTGCTCCTGATCACCGGCGGCGAACCCACGCGCCTGCTCGGACTGCAATTCTCGACCGGCGACCTGTGGATGACCCTGGCCGCCGTCCTCTTCGCCGCGTACAGCATCATGGTGCGCAGGTACTCCGGGAAGCTGAGCCCGTCGGTCTTTCTGCTGACCCTCATCGGCACGGGCCTCGTCTTCCTCCTGCCGTGGGCCGGCTGGGAATACGCCGTCGCAGGACCGCCGGCGATCACCGCGGGCATGGCCTGCGCCATCCTCTACGTCGGGCTCGGCGCGTCCCTGGCCGCCTACGCCATGTGGAACAGCGCCGTGGCCTCCATCGGCCCGTCCCTGGCGGGGCTCATCTACTACAGCCTGCCGCTCTTCAGCGGGGCGACCGCGTTCCTTTTCCTGGGGGAACCCATGGGCCCGGTGCATCTGGCCAGCGCGGGGTGCATCCTGGGCGGCATCGTGCTGGCCACGCGGGGATAATGCGGGTATGCAAGTTCTGCCCCTTGCCTTTGGCGGGCGGCGGGCCTAAGGACGGCTCGTCCCGGCATCCGGCCGGGACATGCACGCAACACCGCGCCGCCGGGCGCACACGGATACAGCCATGATCACCCTTTTCGTCAGCCTGAGCATGAAGCTCTTCTTCCTGCTCACGCCCTTCTTCGTGCTGAGCGTCTTCCTGTCCATGACCGAGCACATGACCAAGACCGAGCAGCGCATGGTGGCCATCCGCACGACCATGGCCGTCATGGTCATCAGCCTCATCCTCTATTTCGCGGGCAACCCCATCTTCTCCACCTTAGGCATCACCCTGGACGGCTTCCGCATCGGCGCGGGGAGCCTGCTCTTCCTCTCGGCCGTGTCCTTGGTCTCGGGCAAGCGCTCAAGCCAGGAGGCGGCACCGGACGTGGACTTCGCCGTGGTGCCCCTGGCCATCCCCATCACCGTTGGCCCGGCCACCATCGGCACGCTCCTGATCCTGGGCGCGGAG is drawn from Desulfomicrobium escambiense DSM 10707 and contains these coding sequences:
- a CDS encoding DMT family transporter, with product MTDTTHLRGILFALGATIIWSGNFIVARLLNQSIEPATLSLLRWGVAFLGLLPFAWRAAWTDRATIRRSLPTMIPMALLGVTVFNALLYTGARTTSALNLSLIATSTPVFIILLARVFLHEKLTARKALGLAAALGGVLLLITGGEPTRLLGLQFSTGDLWMTLAAVLFAAYSIMVRRYSGKLSPSVFLLTLIGTGLVFLLPWAGWEYAVAGPPAITAGMACAILYVGLGASLAAYAMWNSAVASIGPSLAGLIYYSLPLFSGATAFLFLGEPMGPVHLASAGCILGGIVLATRG
- a CDS encoding MarC family protein yields the protein MITLFVSLSMKLFFLLTPFFVLSVFLSMTEHMTKTEQRMVAIRTTMAVMVISLILYFAGNPIFSTLGITLDGFRIGAGSLLFLSAVSLVSGKRSSQEAAPDVDFAVVPLAIPITVGPATIGTLLILGAELGGATERAVGAGALICSCLSVGVLLRSARPLKKLLGSVGLSVMTKITGLVLSAMAAQIVFTGIRNFLH